The region AAAATTTGATGGACCGACCCCGTCATTGGTGGCCCATACACGTCCCCGCTGATAGCCAATACTGTTCGATGGGAATCAACTTTGGTGAGCAGATAGGTTCCGACATGACCTTTGTGCTAGGGCAGATCTTCGTTTTTGGCAGCATCATTCTTTTTGCTGACCCGAATAGCCACCTCGAACAAGTCGAGATCCTTGCTCCCGGCCAGATCATGAAATTTGGCAACTTGTAGTACACCACAAATTCCTGTGGCAACCTGAGCCTCTCGAGCGGGTTCTTCTTCGGCGTCGAATGAGACACGAGTGTCGTGAAAGGAAGAAGTCCAGTATTCCAGATATACTTCCTGTATCGCTCGTCAAACTTCATCTTATCACGAACCCCACTAGACCTTAGGTGAAGCTGGTCAAAAACCATTCCTTCCTCTACCATATACAACTCACGGTGCTATTTATCGTACGACTCATGGATAAGAGACATCCTGCAGAATTGCAGTGTGTCGCAAGCCTAGTTGTTATTGTGcaaatgcatatatatatatacacgtgcAAATATTCATATCCATACACTAAATTTTCTCTACACCAAATGGAGACATATATGCACAAATATATACATACGCACAAATATCCATGCTAGTGTACATAGATACACATATTTGCAATCCATACAAGTGTCATGCCAAATTTGCTACAAACCCTAACCCATACCTAGAaattactccctctgtaccgaAATAGTTGTCGCTGGAGTAGCTAAGTTCAGCTACTCCGGCGACAATTAtttcgatacagagggagtataaGACTAACTATACATACCAAATCCCTAACCATATAGCACACAGATCGTAAACCATACCTAACAAATACAAGTGCAAACATCAATGAAATTTGAGAAAGTGGATGAACTAGCATTTCTCTAAATCAGTACAATGCGAAGATTGCAACCAATAAAAATAGGGAAAAAGCAGGAGAATACCTTGAAGATTTGACGGGGAAAAAGATTGACTCTTTTTTAGCCCCGATCCGTAATATTTGACCACCGAtctgagagggggagaggggctacGGGGGCGAGAGGTAGAACAGAAGAACGAGCAGAGCCCTCTGGCTTGGGGTAGGATGCCTAGCGCTAGACCTGCCCGTTTTCTTTAGCGAGAGGGCTTGGCGCCCTAGGCCAAGGCGTAATGGTTCTAAGCATGACACCTCCCTCAGGGGTGTCATACTCCATCAGCTGGGCCCGTCCGGGCCAACGTGGCAAGTCAGCTCTAACCTCATGGCCCCTTGATCAGGGCGTCATGCCCTGGGGCCGGGCATCATGAAAATGGGCCATTTTTAGAAATTTAATAATAATTCAAACGGGTTCATTTTGTGATTAATTTTGAAAATGGGCCAAATTTGTTGTTTTTCACCAGGAGACATGCCTAGTCGTCAAAAGCAATAAAAACCACCGTGCTTCTCATGAAAAAAAAACTACCGTGCAAGATCCTAGCAGAAATCCCCTAGTCCCCTGCCCGCAGCGCGTGTCACGATGCAGTTAGCCTCGAGTCAAGTCCACTGCATCACTCATCTGATCCACTGGGAACTTCCCCAGCACACTTTCCGCGTGAAAGACTCCAAACCTTGGAGTCCCTACCGTGAAAGCAAACGCCACTACCAGCTGTTGGCCACGTCAGGCTGCGTCGCCGGTACCATCGACGCGACCCCCGCCCGGATCTCGTCGTTTTCGCCCGTTTCCCACCGCCACCAGCTGCACCATGGGCCACGGCCACAGAACAAACATAAAAGTAATGATCAAACCGCTCCGACACTCACTTACCGGTGGGCCGGCCAGCATGTGGGTTCCAGAACCGCCCACAGTCTTCTTTCCCACTCAGCTTTTCGCCCAAGCATCTCTCACAAAAAAAAAAAACTTTCCGCCCAAGCACCACGTCACGGCCTCGAACCCTCTTGTCCTCCACCCTCCCCGCGGGTTTATATGCCCGCCCCGTCCACCTCCTCTGAACCTCAGCTCAAGCGGAACCCGCACACCCTCGCTCTctccttcttctcttcttcttctcccgaGCAAGGAGGAGGCTCTGCTCAAGCAAGCGAGCTCTGCCTCATGGCCTGCGCCTTCTTCTTCGACGCGGAGCCGTTGGGCGAGCCCGGGCTGCGCCTGCACGGGCCGGAGCTGGAGCTGGACGCCTGCGCGCTCTGCACCAAGCCGCTGCAGAGCAACAGCGACATCTTCATGTACAAGGGGGACACCCCCTTCTGCAGCGAAGACTGCCGCTACGAGCAGATGCACTTCGACGCCGCCATGGCCAGGCAGCAGGCCAGCGCCAGgcggaagcagcagcagcagcaggcccaggcGCAGCCCAGCGTGCCGGCGCCGGCGCCCGTGTCCGCCAAGGCCGACGTGTCCGTGGCGAGCTAGTTGCGCCGCGCCGCATCGGGTTAGCTGGTAGGAACTATGTACTCTTTTTGCCTTGggttgaaggaggaggaggatgcgggATTCTTGGACGGCCAGTGTTTTTGCCCAGGCATCCAGTGCCGATCGATCCATCTTTTGATCTGCACAGGCCGGGCAATTTGAGCAGGATCACCGCGGTCTTCTGATTGGCCTCATTTTGGGGTTTGGGTTTGGGTATGAGAGGAGAGGGCAGGTGTGCAAGAGCACCGTCGCTGTGTAATTATGCAAGGCAATCGATGTAAAGTATTTCTCCAAATTTTGAAGGAAATCCTATCATGTTTATTCATTTGAACGAGTATATTGTTTTGAACCGGCAGATGTCGATCGTATGGTGTCATTGATAATTCTTCACCCGCAAATTTTTCTCAAATGATGAAAGATATGCCGTGCAATTAGAATCAGAGGCACAATTGCTTTCGCTTGTCAGGATTACAGCTCGTGCGCGTATGAACTTATAACGTCATAATCTGACATAAAACATCTAATGTATCTATTCTTTTCTTCATTACTTATTATCAGGTGCTAGCGCATCCAATTAGATGCATTTTTTCTGTAACCGAAAGCAGTTCGCCATGATTATGTTTCTGTTAAGCGAAATGCTATTTGCTATCTAAATCTCTGAAAAATACTAAACCTGgtcggtccaacaaatcatgtactGAAGCAGGTCTGTTAATCAAGTTAAATACGAATATGAGGAAAACGAATCTCCAACGAACAAGCAAAACCCAATTTTCATTCGGCGAATCGAATAAACAAAAGGCCAAGGTAGAGGAAATCAAATCAATCATGTACCATAAATTAAGTAAACAAAGGGCCAAGGTAACAGGAAATCAAATCAAACATGACACACACTTCAGGCCGAAGGTGGAGGAAATCAAATCAATCATGATACCCCAATCGGCCAATCCTCCGGCGTCAGATTCGTCGAACGCCTCAATTATTTTACTGTTTTCTGTGCGCCTCGCGACTTAGCGCCGAGTCACTGAAAAGTACGGGAACATTTCCGCGCAAAAGAAAACGTTGGGAATCATCCGGGAGAGAGGGGTCGCGTCACGCCCGGGCTGGACGGTGTGGACGTGCAACGGCCCATGTGTCCGATCCCTACGAGGTGTAGACGGTGACTCAGCGCGTACCGCGGGCCCCGCACGGAAAAACCAAACGCTTTTTATTCCCGCCACCCCAGTCCGCGGAGAACATCTGTGTGGACGCCGCATGCCTCCAGTGGAATATTTAAATTTCTGTGGCGCCCTTTTCACGGCTTATTATTCTGCACCGAAAGTCGGAAAATAAATGCATGTGTCACCGTAGTGGCAGTACAAGTAGTCGCTTGTAGTTTTTCACCGGCCGCCCGCTGCCAACCAAGTGTGCGTCGCTCCTCGCCCCGGGGAAAAACGAAAATCTGGAGCATCTCGCTCACGAGACGGGCTAGCTGCGCTGTTGCACGCTCCAACGAATGATTGCGTACGTACAATGCTTCACTGTGAAGCAGCCGCGTAAACAAAAGCGAGCGCGGATCTCGATGAGGCTGTCTCCCCGGACGAAACCTGCCCGCCTGACCGGCAATGCTAGCGAGATGCCTCGCGCAGGGACCGCACGCAAAAAGAAGTGAAGGAAATTACGGGCGAAGATTATGCGTGGCGCACTGTTAGCCTCTCGCTTAAACAAAACAGATCTCATCAGCTGCGTCCTGCTCTATGAAGATTTTGTTACATTTACAAAGCTGCACGGGCTGCTCGTATGGCTGGTGCCGGTGCATGACAGGTTCGTGCGTTTGATTGGGTGTAGAGGTGTAGACAAGATCTGCACATGTGCGCCCACCTCCACACTGTTCACAAGCTGCTGCCTGGCGGGCATGCACCACAACCCGCAAAGCTCGCCCATGGACCACGGCACCAGGCCATGGAGAAAAGAACGGCACCTTGATTTCTTTTACTTTCTTTTCTCAGAGTAACGGGTACGCACTGTTGGCCTATAATTAGTGTGCCTAACCACGTGGGCCACCTGGCCCGTATGTTGGCGAAAAGGCTGGCCTGCTAATTATGGGCCCTAATACGGTCCGCATTTGTTTATGCCAGTGGCCGCCTAATGATGTAGATTTGATGCCCACGATTCCGACTAGAGGGACAAGAAATAATTCTTCCCCGCTTATATTATTGGAGAGAATATATTTACTCAGATCTGTCGCCAAGAGAAAAGTAGAGCGATTGTTTGTCCAGGCCAGGGGTACTTACTGGGCGTTTGATTTATATGGTTAGTACGGTTCAGTTTGTTTCGTTTTCAATAATTTCGGTTTTAAAGAAATGGAAACCGAAACAATCACACAAAATTAATAAACCGAACCATATTAACCATAATATATCGGTACGGCTTCTTGGGTTAACCGAAAAACTGAAATACATGCACTTGTCAATATAAGTGTACTGATTCATGAGCGCTGATTTGCAATTGTATAGAATGCATAAAATAGTCACAAGAGCTAGCAATTTTAACATCATGCAATACTTTATTCGATCAACCAAACTAGTGAACATAATTAAGTGGAAAAATCACATGAAACGTGTCATGTATTATATATGGAAGAATATGTGCGATGCCTCTAAACTGAGCAGCTCATGCAGTAAATGAtacactagtactccctctgtccccgcCTAATTTACCTTCTGGAGATACCTCTGCATGATGGAGTGAACATGGTATTACACAGGGCATCCTACATTTCGGTTTGTTCGGTCTATTCGGTTTCTGGGCACTGAAAACCAAACACAAACTAAACACCGAACAACCTTAAAATTCCCACCGAACCAAAAACCAAATCACCGAATTAACCGACATATCGGTTAATACGCTTCGGTTCGGTTTGGTTTTTCACTTTTCGGTTTAACTGTGGCCAACCCTTGTTAGACTGTATATACACATAGACCCTTGTATACGTCTGTAATTGTATTGTACCCTTTGGTACTTCTacataatgagatagccacacccagtTTAgggtgtcttacatggtatcagtttagggTTTCGATGTCTTCCGCTGCCTCTCACGCCGCCACCGCCTCGGCCCCTGCCACCGCCGACGCCGCGCCGGCTCAAGCGCTCGCCCCCTCGTCACCCTTCATGGCACCCCGCCCGCTGGCTACGGCCTGGCGGCAGCCGCCCGCTGGTTCCCCGATCGGGTCGAGCTGGACGGGCGACCTGCCCCCGCCGATCGCATCTGGCGGGTCCTCTCACGCCGCCGCCTCCTCGGCCATCGCCTCTGGTCCACCGGGGTTCCGCGGCCCTGCACCACTGTACGGCGCGCCTCCCCAATCGCCCTATGGAGCTCCCTGGTACGGCGCCCCTGCTTCAACCTTCGGCGCCGCGCCTCCGTCGCCGTCTGCCTGGCCGCTGCCCTATGGCGCGTCGCCGGGGCCTGTCCATGCTGGGTCGTCACACCCCCAGCCCTACGGGGTGCAGCCGTCCTCGCTGGTCCACGGGGCCGCACCATCTGTGCCCCCCCCGGAGCCCCGGCTGGCTCGAGCGCTGGCTCCGCCCCTGCAGGAGCCTACCCCGCGTTGCCATACAATGGTGCACAACTGGCGCTCGTCCCTCACCCGAAGACAGACCGGATGATGGGCTGCTACGCGCCATCGGCACAGCCTCATGCGGATCACATGGCCGCACCGTCGCCGTTTTACTTCTCACACCTCCTTCCGGTGAAGCTTATGCCGGATAATTATTTGTCCTGGCGGGCTCAAGTGCTACCTCTCCTCCGAAGCCGTTACCTAGAGGGGTACGTTGATGGTTCCATCCCGTGCCCGCCGCCGTATCACCCGGCGTACCACGTGTTGGTGGCTCGGGATCAAGCGATTCTCTCCGCTATCCAGTCATCGCTCACTCTGAGCGTGTCGTCGCTGGTCATCTTCGCCGCGATGTCCCGAGATGCTTGGTCGGCACTTCACAGCAGCTTCGCCTCCCAATCTACTACGTGTGCTCATGCTATACGCACCGAGTTGGGGGAGACTAAACTTGATGGTCTCTCTATCACTGAGTACTTTACCAAGATGTCGGGTCTCGCTGACACATTGGCCTCGATTGGTCAGCCGCTTGGAGATGAGGAATTCAGCACCCACGTGCTCAACGGTCTTGATGATGATTATGACAATCCCGTCGAGAATATTCATGGTCGTGAGGCACCACTTCCGCCACGAGAGCTATATGCACGTCTTCTTGGTCGTGAGCAGCGCATCAAAGCGCGCCGTGCCTCCCCGAGCTTCATCTCTGCCAACGCCGCGACCCGCGGTAAACCACAGAATTCGCCCCCGTCGCTTGGTGGGAAGCCGGTGACCTCATCCCCGCAGGCCCGCGCTGCCCCGCCATCCACCACTCGCGGCGCCAGGCCGGTGGCGTGTTGTCCCTGCTGCGGTGCTCAGCAGGCTTGCCAATTGTGAGGCATCGAGCGCCACATCGCCTCATGGTGTCATCGACCTACAAGCAAGATTTCCTCGGCATGGGCAATAATGGCAAAGGGAATGAAAAACAGGCTGCTGCGGTGACAAATCATGACCATGGGTGCACTTCGACATACTCCATTGATCCtacgtggtatatggatacgggagCCACGAACCACCTCACCAATGAGATGGCCAAGCTTTCCACCAACGAACCATATCGcggtcatgatcaggtgcacacagccaatggagcaggtatgcacatctcccatgttggtcaggcCTCACTTATTGCACACAACTTTCACAAACTGCATCTTtctaatgttcttcgagttcccacTACTACACGTAGTTTGTTGTCTATTCCTCAACTTACCcgtgataataatgtccttgctgGGTTTCATccttttcgtttctttatcaaggatcgggacacgagggtCATTCTGCTTAGTGGCCGTCTTCGCCATGGTTTATATGCACTTGACGCACCGCACACATCTCCTATGCAGTCTTCTCCTCAGGCGTTCAGCGGTGTTCGTGTGTCACCTACACATTGGCATGCACACCTTGGTCACCCTGCTGCTCCTATAGTTCGTCATGTGCTACATCGTTATGAACtaccagttgtgtccaataaaaCTGCTGAAACAATTTGTGATGCCCGTCAGTAGGACAAGAGTCACCAACTTCcattttcagagtctagtcgtgttgtgaaacatcctcttgagcttgtgttttctgatgtatggggtcatgcccaaaTATCTGTTAGTGGCcataattattatgtcagtttcattgatgcttacaaCCGGTTTAATTGGCTCTATCTTATTAGGCAAAAATCTGATGTGTTCGATGTTTTTATTCAGTTTCAAACACATGTTGAGTGTCTCCTTAAGCAGAAAATTATTCATGTTCAATCCGACTCGGGTggtgaatatcacaacctcaacACCTTTTTCAACAAGCTTGGGATTTCGCAccgtgtgtcttgtcctcatacacatcagcagaatggaaccgctgaacgtaagcatcgtcatcttgtagAAACTGGTCTTACTTTGCTAGCTCATGCCTCCgtcccgtttcggttttggagtgatgctttctccatcGCTTGTTTCTTGATAAACAGGCTACCCCTCATGACTTCTGAATATGAAAACTCCTCTTGAACTCTTGCTCAACGAAATCCCAGATTACACTTTTCTCAAAGTgtttgggtgtgcatgttggccccATTTACATCCATACAACAAACGTAAGTTAGAGTTTCGGTCTAAAAAGTGTGTGTTTCTTAGGTAtagttcccttcacaaagggtacaaatgcATGCACGTTCGCATCAATCACGTCTACATCTCTCGTGACGTCGTTTTTGATGATAATGTGTTTCCTTTCCATGCACTTCCAAATAACTCTGAATCTCCTATGCCACTTGTCCACTCTACCATACCtttgcctgatcaatttgtggatgttgtAGATGCTCCTGTTTCCTAATCATACTGCAGGTATTGGACGTGGTGCTCGTCTTGAGCTACTCGATGAACAGGTGCCGGCTGATGATCCGGATCGGGATGTGGATTCATTGCATGGGACATGCATAACGGGTGCAGCCGCCCCGCGGGTGCCGCCCTCACCTGGCTCCATGGAAGCCGCCTCGCGAGTGTCGCTCCCGCTCGACTTGGTGGATGCTGCCTCGCGGGCGTCGCCCGCGCCTGGTCTGGTGGCTGGGCCGTCTCCCGGCTCACCTGGCCTAGCCGCTGGCTCTTCTACGCTAGATGGGCTGGCCTCGCCTGGGCAGACGTCGCCCATTTTGGCTGATGTGGATCGCCCGGCCACACCTGGCCCGACGCCGCGTCTCTCCCCGGTGCCGAGCGACTCTGGCGCTGGCTCGCAGGCTATTTTGGCCTTCCCTCTGCAGTCACCTGtgccgagctcggccttgccaacacAGCCGACTGCTGCTGTTCTTCATCCTTGCACGCGCAGTCAGACATGAGTTTTTCAGCCAAAGCAACGCACTGACGGGACTGTTGCGTGGCTCGCCGCTTGCATGGCTCATATTACTGCGGATCCCACTGCTGAGCCTCGCCATTTTCAGGTTGCACTGGGTATTCCTCATTGGCGTGCCGCGATGGAACATGAGTTTTAGGCTTTGCTTCAGAATGACACTTGGCGCCTTGTTCCCCCGATGTCTGGTGTTAACATTATTGATACCAAGTGGGTTTTTAAAGTCAAGAGACATGCTGATGGTTCTATTAAGCACTACAAAGCACGACTTCTTGCTAAGGgtttcaaacagaggtatggtcttgattatgaagacacatTCAGTCCGgttatcaagcctactaccattcgtTTGCTGCTGTCTCTGGCTGTTACCCGAggatggtttcttcgtcagcttgatgtgcaaAATGCTTTCTTGCGTGGAGTCTTGGAGGAAGAAGTTTATATGCGTCAGCCACCGGGTTTTGTGGATCATGCACGTCCTCATCATCTTTGTCGTCTTGTTAAGGCGCTATATGGACTTAAATAGGCTCCCCGTGCGTGGCATGCTCGCCTCGGCTCTGTTCTTCGGGCTCTTGGTTTTCTTCCCTCCACTACTGACACATCCTTATTCCTTCTTCAGCGTCCTGAGGTTACGATGTATCTcatggtttatgttgatgatatcatcctcatcagttcctctgctgctgctgcggatCGTATTGTGGCTGCTTTGAGTGGGGACTTTCCTGTCAAGGACTTAGGTGCTCTGCACTTCTTTCTTGGTCTGGAGGTTTCACGGTCTTCTGCTGGGTTGACTCTTACTCAGAAGAAGTATTCTCTGGACTTGTTGCGTCGTGCTGGCATGCTGAAGTGTAAACATGCAATCACTCCGATGTCTGCTACTGATCGGTTGTCTTCCCTTGATGGAGACCTTCTTTTGCCTGATGATGCTACTGAGTATCGTAGTCTCGTTGGTGGTCTGCAGTATCTTACTATCACCAGACCAGATGTCTCTTATGCAGTCAACCGTGTTTGTCTGTATCTTCATGCACCCAGGACGTCTCATTGGTCAGCTGTGAAGCACATTCTGCGTTATATTTGTCTCACTGCCTCCTATGGTTTGCTTCTCCAGCCTGCACCGTCTTATGAGATCTCAGCCTTttcagatgcagattgggctgggtgtcctgatgacaggcgatccacggggggatatgCAGTGTTTCTTGGTCCTAATTTGAttgcttggtgtcggtgtcaaaaccggcggatctcgggttgggggtcccgaactgtgcgtctaggcggatggtaacaggagacaagggacacgatgttttacccaggttcgggccctcttgcccgagatccgccggttttgacaccgacattggtgctttcattgagagttcctctgtgccgtcgccatcaggaaggatgccttttcccgtctttaaagacggcgtcgtcgtcaagggagctttggccgccggccagactatccggctaggcggtattcttatgaccgcccgttcggccaccgctccgacaatgacctctcaggtcattaaaagcgatgttcacgtcggctcggaattcgccgagcagctagatccgattgagctctcctccgtaaacgagctcttggattgcatcgccgccctgggattcgctaccgactacgatcagattgagcTTAAAACCGAtccgagagaaattaactctccccaggttacccaccacgttgttgtggtagaggaacaatgcggcgactcttcttctatgttaaaaaccaactatgtccggattcccgatccctccatgccggattcccgcggagggacggacgccaatcaaatactgaacctaaagtcaggcatcggaccagatttgttggaaagcccgcgatgtgcaaaatggaggcaggtgtaaggtggtgaagctggagtccgtagaactccaggagcccccggagaaacagatgtatgggaaatccgagtccccttattagataagggacgaagcatacccgctctcctttggaagggttggggacgctctccgcctgctttccacccctgaaggtggccagtccggctcgaaccggaaccatgaaggctgggggaagatatccctcggtttggagcgccactagctcgctgtgtggaactgagcatctcccccaatctcctggcttagggctgggagcgcgagaggaggagccgcgtcgagtatccatgatagaatggatttttgtcagagtcgcttcgatgagtacttgcggaaggaggatggtgtgagttggatctagatcctcgcctctcttataggcggctcattcgcacggctagggggtataatgtaaaaataccctaacttttcgcattcatacgacacgtggaagaaggccattattgggcgtagaagccaaggagcgcaacatttataaggaagccggacactattcgacaggaacatgaagtttgaaggagaacccgccttgcaacaccgaagacaatgtacacgccggactcgtcgtcgttgaagcctggttcgggggctactgagggagtcccggactagggggtgtccggatagccgaactatcatcatcgaccggactccaagactatgaagatacaagattgaagacttcgtcccgtgtccggatgggactttccttggcgtggaaggcaagcttggcgatacggatatgtagatctcctaccattgtaaccgactctgtgtaaccctagccctctccggtgtctatataaaccggatggctttagtccgtaggacgaacaacaatcataccataggctagcttctagggtttagcctccttgatctcgtggtagatccactcttgtaacacacatcatcaatactaatcaagcaggacgtagggttttacctccatcaagagggcccgaacctgggtaaaacatcgtgtcccttgtctcctgttaccatccgcctagacgcacagttcgggaccccctaccgagatccgccggttttgacaccaacgcctggaatgctcgcaagcagGCTACGGTGTCTCACAGCAGTACTGACGTTGAGTACAAAGCAGTTGCTGATGCGactgctgagatcatatgggtgcaGTCATTGTTGAGGGAATTGAGAGTCTCTCCTGCTCATTTTCCAGTgctttggtgtgacaacattggtgtTACATATCTTTCATCTAATCCGGTGTTTCATGCTCGGACAAAACACATTGAGGTGGACTATCACTTTATCCgagaacgtgttgcacagaagctccTCAGTATCAAGTTCATTTCATCaaaagatcaacttgctgacatcttcacgaagcctcttccacaaccacagtttgtaggctgtagacacaatcttaacttgctttgtacttcaggccatagttaagattgagggagtgtgttagactgtatatacacGTAGACCCTTGTATATGTCTGTAATTGTATTGTACCCTTTGATACTTCTATATAATGAGATAGGCACATACCATTTAGAATGTCGAGCAGTTTCTCAAACTCTATGTCTTACACGCCTAGTTACTTGTATTTCCATTCCAATCAGTCGATGGTATTGGTGTCGTACTCCAAGACTACGGGCGCTAGCACACAGATTTGGGGGTACATGGATTGGAGGACGACATCTCTGGAGCGACCTCTGTACGTTGCTATCGGTGGCCGGGACCCCGTGCACGTCGCCTGGACATAACATGGTTCCCGTCGTTTTCGCCGCCGTGGAGCCACATCTGCCATCGGGCGGGCCACCCACCGCATGGCACCGTGGGCCCGTGTCGGAGCCCGCGAATAAAGAAACCGAACCACTCCATCGTCCTTGGTTAGCCTCGTCCGGGCGGCGCATGGTATTTGGCTGACCCTGTGGGCTCGTCTCGCCCGCGGCGAGCCTGTTTCATTGCTTCTTCAACCAAGGCAAACCATATATACCCAGACCCCAGTTTGGTTCAGCACAGCAAACACTCATCCTCCCACTCCCGGCGCACCAAAGGCAACGACTCACTGCTAAGTTAGCTACACACACGAGCACAGGATGGCCTGCGCCTTCTTCTTCGACGCCGAGCCGGTCGGCGAGCCCGGCGTGCACGCCCTGGACGCCTGCGCGCTCTGCACCAAGCCGCTGGCGCGGGACTGCGACATTTTCATGTACAGAGGGGACATGCCCTTCTGCAGCGACGAGTGCCGGCACGAGCAGATGCGGCTCGACGCCGCCTGCGCCAGGCAGACGGCCAGGGCGGCCGCCCGGAGGCAGAAGCAGTTCTCTTCGGGAACGGAGTCCGGCCGTGCACGCCGGGAGTCCTGCGAGGTGTCCGTCGCGAGCTAACCGGTGACAGGGCCAAGCTGCCTACGCACTTGAGCCAACAACATCTGCGTGCACGACGACGCCGTCGCCCGTGGCTAACTGGTGAGCGCGGGATCGAAGAGATTCTCCTTGGTTGAAGAATCAAGATGCGGCTCATCGGCATGCGCTGCACGGGCCGCCCGTCGAGTGATTTGGGCATAAACACAGCGGCAAAGGAGTTGGACTGAATCTGAAGAAGACAATCAAACTAGATTCTCCACGGCCTTAGCCGGCCATGTGTGCCCCTCGGCTCTCCTTTTCTGCATTAACGTCAGTTCTGTATGAGAGCGAGTTTGCAGTGCCACTTTCA is a window of Triticum dicoccoides isolate Atlit2015 ecotype Zavitan chromosome 2B, WEW_v2.0, whole genome shotgun sequence DNA encoding:
- the LOC119365604 gene encoding FCS-Like Zinc finger 2-like, whose product is MACAFFFDAEPVGEPGVHALDACALCTKPLARDCDIFMYRGDMPFCSDECRHEQMRLDAACARQTARAAARRQKQFSSGTESGRARRESCEVSVAS
- the LOC119365603 gene encoding FCS-Like Zinc finger 1-like, whose product is MACAFFFDAEPLGEPGLRLHGPELELDACALCTKPLQSNSDIFMYKGDTPFCSEDCRYEQMHFDAAMARQQASARRKQQQQQAQAQPSVPAPAPVSAKADVSVAS